A genome region from Triticum aestivum cultivar Chinese Spring chromosome 2B, IWGSC CS RefSeq v2.1, whole genome shotgun sequence includes the following:
- the LOC123044878 gene encoding glycine-rich RNA-binding protein RZ1C encodes MTEKEVGRIFVGGLSWDTTERTLERAFGEFGKVIETQVVTERDTGRSRGFGFVTFSEPRAVDVAIREMHNGELDGRTISVNKAQPRMNSDDGGYGYGGSSYSSGARGGYRGAADMVPAASDDCFKCGRPGHWARECPYSDGGRPGRYSPPSRYGNGAGGRGDRFGGSDRFGNHYVDDRYDGGRYADDRYGGGRDRYPPAADRFSGDRYGAGDRYASGGFARDRSYERDGGRPGGSYYRDESRGTGGYGRGGPRVANGDRYGSGGPARLGASYRDRPAPYDRPTRGARSYDDRY; translated from the exons ATGACGGAGAAGGAGGTGGGACGGATCTTCGTGGGCGGACTGTCCTGGGACACCACGGAGCGCACGCTGGAGCGAGCTTTCGGCGAGTTCGGCAAGGTCATCGAGACGCAG GTTGTAACAGAAAGAGACACAGGCCGCTCCCGTGGGTTTGGGTTTGTTACATTCTCGGAACCTCGGGCTGTGGATGTTGCGATCCGGGAAATGCACAATGGAGAACTAGATGGTCGGACCATTTCTGTGAACAAAGCTCAACCTAGGATGAACAGTGATGATGGTGGCTATGGATATGGGGGTAGTAGTTACTCATCTGGTGCTAGAGGTGGATATCGTGGTGCAGCTGACATGGTACCCGCTGCAAGTGATGATTGCTTTAAGTGTGGACGCCCTGGACACTGGGCTCGTGAATGTCCTTATTCTGATGGAGGTAGGCCTGGAAGGTACTCTCCCCCTTCCAGGTATGGCAATGGCGCTGGTGGGCGTGGTGACCGCTTTGGAGGATCAGACCGTTTTGGTAATCACTATGTTGATGATCGTTATGATGGTGGCCGCTATGCTGATGATCGTTATGGTGGTGGACGCGATCGCTATCCTCCAGCTGCTGATCGTTTTTCTGGCGACAGATATGGTGCTGGTGATCGTTATGCATCAGGTGGCTTTGCCAGGGATAGAAGCTATGAGAGAGATGGAGGGCGGCCAGGTGGAAGTTATTACCGTGATGAATCTAGAGGTACTGGTGGTTATGGCAGGGGTGGTCCACGTGTGGCGAATGGTGACAGATATGGGAGTGGTGGACCTGCTCGCCTTGGCGCGAGTTACCGAGATAGGCCTGCTCCCTATGATCGTCCCACTCGGGGTGCTCGCTCATATGATGACCGCTACTGA